Proteins from one Bacteroides mediterraneensis genomic window:
- a CDS encoding AMP-binding protein, with amino-acid sequence MEKSFLAFIEDSIKKNWDLDALTDYKGATLQYKDVARKIEKLHILLEESGIKPGDKVALCGRNSSHWGVAFLAILTYGAVAVPILHEFKADNIHNIVNHSDARLLFVGDVVWESLNESEMPNLEGIILMTDFTLLVCRSKQLEYAREHLNEMFGKKFPRNFRKEHVSYRRDTPEELALINYTSGTTSFSKGVMLPYRSLWSNTQFAFEVLHLQPGNKVISILPMAHMYGLAFEFIYEVCAGCHVYFLTRMPSPKIIFQAFTEVKPHIVISVPLIIEKIIKKNVLPKLETLKMKILLRVPLINDKIKEAVREHMVQAFGGNFYEIIIGGAAFNQDVERLLRSLDFPYTVGYGMTECGPIISYEDWRRYKPGSCGKAAPRMEIKIDSPDPQNVVGEILTRGENVMLGYYKNPESTAQAIDAEGWLHTGDLGVMDKEGNLTIKGRSKNMLLGPSGQNIYPEEIEEKISNLPYVCENIVIQQSDNKLAALIYPDFDEAFKQGLTKEDIERIMEENRLAVNAELPAYSQIARVKIYPEEFEKTPKKSIKRFLYQEVK; translated from the coding sequence ATGGAAAAAAGTTTTCTGGCCTTCATTGAGGACAGTATCAAGAAAAACTGGGACCTGGACGCCCTGACAGATTATAAAGGCGCCACCTTGCAATATAAGGACGTAGCACGTAAAATAGAGAAACTACATATCCTGCTGGAAGAAAGCGGCATCAAGCCGGGCGACAAAGTGGCCTTGTGCGGACGTAACAGTTCGCACTGGGGAGTCGCCTTTCTGGCCATTCTGACCTACGGAGCTGTAGCCGTTCCGATTCTACATGAATTCAAGGCAGACAACATCCACAATATCGTGAACCATTCCGATGCCCGCCTGCTTTTTGTGGGCGACGTGGTATGGGAGTCGTTGAACGAAAGCGAAATGCCTAATCTGGAAGGCATCATCCTGATGACAGACTTTACCCTGCTGGTTTGCCGCAGCAAGCAGCTGGAATATGCCCGGGAACACTTGAATGAAATGTTCGGAAAGAAGTTCCCCCGCAATTTCCGGAAAGAACATGTCAGTTACCGGAGAGATACTCCCGAAGAACTGGCCCTGATTAACTACACTTCCGGAACAACCAGTTTCTCCAAAGGAGTCATGCTGCCCTATCGTAGCCTGTGGTCCAATACCCAATTTGCCTTCGAGGTCTTGCATTTGCAGCCGGGAAACAAAGTAATCTCCATCCTTCCCATGGCGCACATGTACGGACTGGCTTTCGAGTTCATCTACGAAGTCTGTGCGGGATGTCACGTCTATTTCCTCACCCGTATGCCTAGTCCGAAAATCATATTCCAAGCCTTTACGGAGGTGAAACCCCACATTGTGATTTCTGTTCCGCTTATCATCGAGAAGATTATCAAGAAGAACGTATTGCCCAAACTGGAAACGCTGAAAATGAAGATTCTGCTGAGGGTTCCGCTCATCAATGATAAAATCAAGGAAGCTGTACGCGAACACATGGTACAGGCTTTTGGCGGCAACTTCTATGAAATCATCATCGGAGGGGCGGCTTTCAACCAGGATGTGGAACGCCTGTTGAGAAGTCTGGATTTCCCTTATACGGTAGGTTACGGAATGACGGAATGTGGCCCGATTATCAGTTATGAAGACTGGCGGCGCTACAAACCCGGCTCATGCGGAAAAGCTGCTCCCCGTATGGAAATCAAGATTGACAGTCCTGACCCGCAAAACGTGGTAGGAGAAATTCTCACAAGAGGAGAAAATGTCATGCTGGGATACTACAAGAACCCGGAATCAACCGCCCAGGCCATTGATGCCGAAGGCTGGCTGCATACGGGAGACTTGGGGGTGATGGACAAGGAGGGCAATCTCACCATCAAAGGACGAAGCAAAAACATGCTGCTCGGACCTTCCGGCCAGAACATCTATCCGGAAGAAATCGAAGAAAAGATAAGCAATCTTCCTTATGTATGCGAAAACATTGTCATCCAGCAAAGTGACAACAAGCTGGCTGCTCTGATTTATCCGGACTTCGACGAGGCATTCAAACAAGGACTGACCAAAGAAGACATTGAAAGAATCATGGAAGAAAACCGGTTGGCTGTCAATGCAGAACTTCCGGCCTATTCACAGATTGCACGCGTCAAGATTTATCCCGAAGAGTTTGAAAAAACGCCAAAGAAGAGTATCAAACGTTTCCTTTACCAAGAAGTCAAATAA